The sequence AAATTTCCAGTAAAAATTGTTAACTCTCTGCCTAAATGCATCTCATTCAAAAGATGAAATTATTCCCTAGCATAGCAACTTTTCGGAAGTGGTCTATTCCATATGTAGAAGATTTCTCTTTTGAGAGGGTGTTAGCAGTATCTTCATGTTTTCCTGCTAGCCCTGCCTTTCAGTATGAAGAGGTGTCTCTGTCACAGAGGAGATAATAGGCAAAGAATTGCTCTCTAGCATGTCAAATGTCTGCCAAGAGTTTGCACGAGGTGGAAATGACACTGTTTTATACATCAAGCTAAAAAAATAGGGGGTCTCTAAACTCGGTGTACAGGAGCAGGTGCCCTTTGGATCAACAGGTCAAGAGAGCACTTCCCACAGTGGCCAGAAACTCTGCTTTCTGAAAACAATGCCACTGCAATGCCTACTCAAGTGACAACCCCGACAAGAGGATTAGCAGGAGGAACAGGGGGTGTAGAGGCAGCCTACTAACATGGAGCATTTTTAAATCttgatttatttctgctgtttgtcaatctttttctctcttttttttttttttgtccagacAGCATACACATAGAGCatgcattaattttattttgttgtcaGTTAAAAAATATGGGAATCCTAAGAATTTAATCCCTCCAGCCTTTCTATCCAGTCATTTCCACCATACATAACAAACACACCAAATTAGCCCCAAGCAAATTCATGCCTTCCTAGCAAATTAAATACATCGATGTTGacaaaaaaaatgagaattccTATTGCGAATATTTGTCACTTAGCtcttattttggttttagagACTTCAGCTGGACTAATCATGTCTAAGGCAAATGAAACAACTTTTTATAAGGCTAAACAGCTGGAAGTATACAACAAATGATATTTCAGGCTACACAACTGTCTGCTCAAACAAGAGAGAAGAAATCTTTCTTCTTTGCAtccttgcacagcagcagctggaatctAGTTCTGgactggcagctcctgccttctcACCCCACAGACTTGCTGTGAGCAACCCTGCAGACTGGTAGATGAAAAAGAGGTACAGTATTACTGTGTCTCCAACAAATACACTGCATCCAAGCTGGTTTTGAGGAATGAACATTGAGCAAGTCAAGAGACTTGCCCCACGTTGTTTAGCACAACTCAGAGTGGGCCTCACCTTCCCAGGAGAGAAGCCAGCCAACCTCAAACCGAGGAGAAAGCTGTAGTCTGTGGAGATGTGCAGATGAAATTGCTTTGGAGGAtctctggcacagctgtgctccCCACCCCTCTCCACCCAACCCTGGTGTGGGCATTCAGACCCACATCTGCTGCACAGATAGGGCAAACCCCAGTCagaaatcccagctctgggattcTCCTTTtgccaccagcagccctggcaaCACCATTTCACGGGGAAAGGAGTTTCGTGGCAGGTTTGCAGACAGGAAGGCCAGCCAAACCCTCTGTTCCACCCTGGAGGAAACAGACCAACAAAAGGCTACAGTGGCTCCAGAAAGAAAACCTCTGTATTAAAAGCCAAATAACGCGGAGCTACAATAATAAATACACGCTATCTCAACCAGGAAATTAAGTGTGAAAGGTTCATTAAAGTTCAGCTTCAGCAGTAACAATATATATATACCACATCGCTTCTCCATTCTGTCAAAGAGAGAGATACCCCTTTCTGTCCATAAAGGAAAAACCCGTTCAAACCATACCCTATACAAAAACGCTACTCTGACAACAAATGCAGCCAAATAGGAGGGTCTTTGATTTCCTCCACTGAATTTAGGGGGgctttttcttgcctttttttttctttttcctaggGGAGAGGGGTTGTTtggtgggttggtttttttttttttagatttttgggggtttttttactaAAAGGTTCGTTTAAAACGGGTATTAAAGATATAAAACGCGCACATATGATTGGGTCCCCTCGGGGCCGCTGCCCTCGGGGCCGGGCGCGGAGGCGGCCCCACGTCCCGCCGCGCACCTGTGGCACGCTGCAAACAAGAAAAACGCGACAGAGTCCGTCCCGCGTCCCTCCACCACAGGACGAAGAGCAGGGGGTCACCGGCAGAGGCTActtggcggcggcggcggtggcggtGCTGGCGGCGGTGCCGCGGCGCTGCTCCATGCCGTTGGGCAGGAACCCCGCGATGATGGGCACGGGCCAGATGAGGGCGGCCACGCTCCACACGATGATGACCAGAGTCATGAAACACGCCACCAAGGTGGACTCGATGGGCTTGCGGTTCATCCGCCAGCCCGGCTCtcccttcagctcctccaggctgaaatCCAGGCAGCAGAAATTCAGCGGCTCCCCTTGCAGCCAGTACTGGCCGGGCTCGGCCGCCGGCGGGTAGGAAAGcgaggaggaggcggcggcggcggcggcagcggggggctggggctgtggctgaggctggggctgtggctggggcgCGGTGCCCCGCAGCCGCCCGACCCGCCTGCTCCgcacccagctgcagcccacGCAGAGGCGCAAGTCCTGCTGGGCGCCGCCGGCCGCCAGCCCCAGGTGCTCGATGAGCAGCGGCGGCCCCACGCGGTGGAAGGCGGCGGAGAAGAAGGCTCGCCCGTGGCTGTTGgtggagaagagcaggaggtCGCACTGGATGCCCAGCGGGCGGCTCCAGCGCACCAGCAGCGAGCTCAGCATCTGCCGCTGCACGCTGATGTTGCAGTGCGGGTCCTCGGAGGGCTGCGGCTGCCCCTGCGGCTGGGGACGCTGCTGATGCTCCTGCCccggctgctcctgccccggctgctcctgctcctgcccggACGTGGTGGGAGCGGAAGAGAAAGGCTCTTGGCTAGGGGCAGCCGGCGTGCCCGGGCTGTCGGTGCTGCCTTCCTCCTTGCTCGCTGCCCCGTCGAGGTCCATCTCGAGGCTGGCCAAGGAGCGGGAGGAGGAGTTGGCAGGGGGCAAGaagagctcctgctcctgctcctcctgcccgcTGGCAGCCGgcgaggggctccagccctggcagggcggCAGGCAGGCGGCCAGCAGTGCCGGGAAGAGCAGCGGCAGCATGGCATTAACTTACAGCCggagaggaggcagaggaggaggaggaacgGGAGGCTGCATGGCGCTGCCGGCTGCCATCCGGGAAAGGAGGCACAGCGCTCTCGCCGAGCGAGcgagagaaagggaaggagggtgGAGGCAGGCGAGGGGgtgggagcggggctggggctgccgcGGCGACGAGCCGATCGAGCCGGGAGCCTCGGTGACGGCAGCGGCTCCCCCCTTCCCCGCCTCctccgcccccggcccggcccggcccggcagcgCCCCGGCGGGAGGAGCCGAGCGGAGCCCGGCCGAGCTGGCCCGGGGCACCGCGCTCCCTGCCCCGGGGCGCGGGCCTGGGCGGCCGCCGCTCTCCCCTCAGCCGGCACCGTCCCCACACGGGGCCGTCCCCACACAGCGTCCCGCTCagccgccccgggccccccgcGGCCGTGTCCATGGGGACAGCCGGAGCCTCCCACCTTCAGCGCCCCGTCTGACCCGCGGGGACCGCCGTGGGGACCGGCGCTGCCGTGGGGACCGGCGCTCCCCCTCCTCGGTGGGCTTTTCCTGGGAGGGAAAGCGGCTGGCAGCGGGCAGcgccctcccgccgccgcctcggGCCGGGGCGCGGGTCCGGGAACAGCATCCAGGAACCGGCTGCACACGCTTTCACTGTGATTTTCTGGGAAGGGAACTGGACAGGACAGGACTGGGGAGACGCggagaaaggaattttaaaCTTGGTGCCTGCGTCCTCCACAGCGGTACCCTCCAAGTCCGGCCTCGGCTCCAGGATGTGCCTGGCCTTGGACCGCAGGCATCCCGCCCATCCGACGGGCGCTGTCGGTTCTTGTAGCAAAGATTTAAGCGAGGAATCTGCCTACAAGCAGCACAAAGCTCCTAAGCGCGGTAGCCGTGAGGTCTGGCAGCGTTTTTGAATCGCTGCTTTACGGGCATGGTATTTATAAACAGACCAGATAGTCAGGCTTGTTTCGTGACCCTGCGCTAGTTACAGTATTACTCTTGACACGGTTTGAGGCTTGCTGAGTTTCGGTTTGACACTCGGAGCCTCGGGGAGGGCCAGAGCTAATGACACAAATGCTGAACGTTTCTTAATCTTTACTTGGAGCAGAGGATGGGAATGAGTTACATTATGCAGGCAGGCATCCAGAACTGAGactgttttctttgtgtttgcagCCCTTTTTTGACAAATAGAGATGCAAAAGGAGTACACTAGTCTTTCCCAAAGGATAGAATCAAAGTCCATAAGGCTCCTCTTTGAGATTGGCATCGGTCCCATGTCAGATGTGTTCCCACATCCAAGTAACACGTGGACCCATTCTCACTTGGAAAATGAGTTCCTGTAATATCAGCCTTAAGTCCTTCAGGTGAATGAGGGTAGAGAGtgaatttgaaattttatattattcAACATGAATGAAGGTAGTGagtcagttttcttttaaaacctgTGCCTAAATATATCATGACAAAATCCATAATTATTTGCCTCATATTCAAAAGATATCTGAGCAGcaaaatgtgtttttgtttAGTCCCAAATTTGTCAAAAGGGTACTGGCTACCTATAGTTTGGTTTACAACAGAGAAAGATGCCTGATGAAGCATTTAAAGCAAGCTGTCTGCTTCCAGTTCTGGGCTCATGCTCAAATGTTGCAGTACAGTTAATACCTTTCTCGGTGTCTCTCATTTTAGAGTTCTCTGATATTTTTTGTTGCCTGTTGAATGTGTCTCTACATGCTTTTCTTGATGTTGTTTGTCATGTCCACACTCCCACACATTTGTGGGGCTATAGTAGTAGTATTTGTGGGACTATGGTGGGTCCAGACCAGATTAAGAGAGGGCCAGTGTAATCCTAAAACTGTGTGGCCACTGTGTGCACAAATTACATTGCATTGGGATTTTTGGCACAAAGGACTGGAAATGAAACTAAGCCTCATAAATAAGATTTAGCTCCTGAACACTGTTGCAGTATGTGGGTGGCAAATGTTCTCAGGCAGAGCTTCAGTTCTTTTGGTTTCCACTCCCAGCATCCAATTGAATGCAGTCAGGGGTATTTGTGAAGAAATTCGAGGGGGGAAGACTTGAGCtaagtttctttttctgcaagGAAGGATAACCTGCCACAGGAAATTTAAATGCATTCAGCATCATTTAGACCTCCATAGCAAAGAGCTAAAAGACAGCAGTACATTACAGGTTGGAGATGCATGGGTGCCTCACACCTATTCCTGTTCATCAAGAAATAATTGACCAAGTGGGTGGAGGAAGCAGAAAGTGTGTTAGATCATTGATTGAAAGGCACTGTCCAGCAGGGCCCTTTACAGATACTTTATTTCTAGGTCTACCATGTATAATTAATCTCTGCATGGATCCAGTCATTCAAAGAGATAACAGCACACTTGAAAACTTTGTAAGCAGAATCATTATATAGCTCCATTCTGTTGTTTTCAGCCATAAATCTCAAAGAACAAAGTAGTTTTATGGCTAGGGAGGCTGAAGCATAAAGATATTGGGGGCCTGACAAAGGTGACCTAGATGTCACAGGCAGATCAGAGTGTAGGTTTTGCAGGTTTGATTTATAGATATAACTAGGACTATAATGTGTACCATAGGTCACAGTAGCATTTGACAGCATGGTAGAGGAGGTGTGAAGTGGGTTATAATGA comes from Zonotrichia leucophrys gambelii isolate GWCS_2022_RI chromosome 2, RI_Zleu_2.0, whole genome shotgun sequence and encodes:
- the TMEM158 gene encoding transmembrane protein 158, with translation MLPLLFPALLAACLPPCQGWSPSPAASGQEEQEQELFLPPANSSSRSLASLEMDLDGAASKEEGSTDSPGTPAAPSQEPFSSAPTTSGQEQEQPGQEQPGQEHQQRPQPQGQPQPSEDPHCNISVQRQMLSSLLVRWSRPLGIQCDLLLFSTNSHGRAFFSAAFHRVGPPLLIEHLGLAAGGAQQDLRLCVGCSWVRSRRVGRLRGTAPQPQPQPQPQPQPPAAAAAAASSSLSYPPAAEPGQYWLQGEPLNFCCLDFSLEELKGEPGWRMNRKPIESTLVACFMTLVIIVWSVAALIWPVPIIAGFLPNGMEQRRGTAASTATAAAAK